Proteins from a single region of Pseudomonas sp. BSw22131:
- a CDS encoding ABC transporter substrate-binding protein: MKHLLLASLLGSAIALSTSAMAADADLKTLEAAAKTEGAVNSVGMPDDWANWKGTWSDLTAKYGIKHMDTDMSSAQEVAKFDAEKDNASADIGDVGAAFGPIATAKGVTQPYKPSTWDQVPDWAKDKDGHWALAYTGTIAFIVNKKLLHGSEVPTKWADLKSGKYKVTIGDVSTAAQAANGVLAAAIAMKGDETNIAPGLQLFTELAKQKRLGINNPTIQTMEKGEVEVGIVWDFNGLSYKAKMANPDDYVVLIPSDGSVISGYTTIINKYAKHPNAAKLTREYIFSDAGQTNLARGNARPIRAEHLKLPEDVQKQLLPNEQYKGVTPIKDPAAWEKTSKALPQQWNEQVIVEMQ, translated from the coding sequence ATGAAACACCTTTTGCTGGCATCACTCCTGGGTTCGGCCATTGCGCTGAGCACATCGGCCATGGCCGCGGACGCTGACCTGAAAACTCTGGAAGCCGCAGCCAAGACCGAAGGCGCGGTCAACAGTGTCGGGATGCCCGATGACTGGGCCAACTGGAAAGGCACCTGGTCTGACCTGACCGCCAAATACGGCATCAAGCACATGGACACCGACATGAGCTCGGCCCAGGAAGTGGCCAAGTTCGATGCGGAAAAAGACAACGCCAGCGCCGATATTGGTGACGTCGGTGCAGCGTTTGGCCCGATTGCCACTGCAAAAGGCGTGACTCAACCGTACAAGCCAAGCACTTGGGACCAGGTCCCGGATTGGGCGAAGGACAAAGACGGTCACTGGGCACTGGCCTATACCGGCACCATCGCGTTTATCGTCAACAAGAAGCTGCTGCACGGCTCTGAAGTCCCAACCAAATGGGCCGACCTCAAGTCTGGCAAATACAAAGTCACCATCGGTGACGTGAGCACCGCAGCCCAGGCAGCCAACGGCGTCCTGGCCGCTGCGATTGCCATGAAAGGCGACGAAACCAATATCGCGCCCGGCCTGCAGCTGTTCACGGAACTGGCTAAACAGAAACGCCTGGGCATCAACAACCCGACCATCCAGACCATGGAAAAAGGTGAAGTGGAAGTCGGGATCGTCTGGGACTTCAACGGCCTGAGCTACAAGGCCAAGATGGCCAACCCCGATGATTACGTGGTGCTGATCCCGTCCGACGGCTCCGTGATCTCCGGTTACACCACCATCATCAACAAATACGCCAAGCACCCGAACGCGGCCAAGCTGACGCGCGAATACATCTTCAGTGATGCCGGCCAGACCAATCTGGCGCGTGGCAACGCTCGTCCGATTCGTGCCGAGCACTTGAAGCTGCCGGAAGACGTTCAAAAACAACTGCTGCCTAACGAGCAGTACAAAGGCGTGACCCCGATCAAAGACCCGGCCGCATGGGAAAAGACCTCCAAAGCCCTGCCTCAGCAATGGAACGAGCAAGTCATCGTCGAAATGCAGTGA
- a CDS encoding UTRA domain-containing protein: MREEMPRAVTTICNALQEQIEHGLLPPGSKLPAERKLSEVFDTTRITLREALVQLEAQGLIYREERRGWFISPPRLAYDLMRRSHFHAMVQAQGRVPATQVISARLQPASAVICGLLQLSALSSVIQICRARRIDQRLVLYVEHYLNPEYFPQILEFDLNQSLTELYAGRYGIRYGQVRFEMVPTSLPIDAAAALKVSIGSPGLRIARVNHDQQGRLIDCDLEYWRHDAIHVSAVVGEI, from the coding sequence ATGCGCGAAGAAATGCCCCGAGCGGTGACGACCATCTGCAACGCGCTGCAAGAGCAGATCGAACACGGCCTGTTGCCGCCGGGCAGCAAGTTGCCGGCTGAGCGCAAGTTGAGCGAGGTCTTCGATACGACACGCATTACTTTGCGCGAGGCGCTGGTGCAGCTCGAGGCTCAGGGCCTGATCTACCGCGAGGAGCGCCGTGGCTGGTTCATCTCGCCGCCGCGACTGGCCTATGACCTGATGCGCCGCAGCCACTTTCACGCGATGGTTCAGGCTCAAGGCCGAGTGCCCGCGACCCAGGTGATTTCCGCGCGGCTGCAACCGGCCTCGGCGGTCATCTGCGGGCTGCTGCAACTGTCGGCGCTGTCCAGCGTGATCCAGATTTGCCGCGCGCGACGCATTGATCAGCGTCTGGTGCTGTATGTGGAGCACTACCTCAACCCCGAATACTTCCCGCAGATCCTCGAATTCGACCTCAACCAGTCACTGACAGAGCTTTATGCAGGCCGTTATGGCATTCGTTACGGTCAGGTGCGTTTCGAGATGGTGCCGACGTCGTTACCCATTGATGCAGCTGCTGCGCTGAAGGTGTCGATTGGTAGCCCCGGTTTGCGCATCGCCCGGGTCAATCACGACCAGCAGGGCCGTTTGATCGATTGCGATCTGGAGTATTGGCGGCATGATGCGATTCATGTAAGTGCGGTGGTGGGGGAGATTTAA
- a CDS encoding mechanosensitive ion channel family protein: MIAPARLLVLSRLLLIALLALLPVALTQAAGLPGLLGSAEKTQPQAQEPLGQSLDEVITSLENDQQRARLLSDLKKLRDATKKAQPTAEQGVLGLIGSSFAELESQFTGEDSPLSRWSYEVGMAQDELMALMLPANQWWPIIFSFAVVLALWSLSAAALIWLGHKVRLRFGLSEELPQHPRPWDMLRFALRKLGPWLVALIFTIYLSYSLPPSLGRDLAMVLAYALVVGTLFSAICVIAFSLLDGPHRHQALYILRHQAFRPLWWIGSFAAFGEALSDPRLVASLGVHLAHTAATLANVMAAASSGLFVIRFRRPIAHLIRNQPLSRRLKRHALSDSIDVIGNFWYLPALVLVAVSLFATFFSAGDTSTALRQALICTVLLILCMVINGLVRRHSQKPAHGHKRHALYSDRLKHFFYTVAHLLVWLVFIELGLRVWGLSLIRFADGEGHDISIRLIGLAATLMFAWLIWIISDTAIHHALTRSRKGLANARAQTMMPLIRNVLFVTIFIIALIVALANMGMNVTPLLAGAGVIGLAIGFGAQSLVADLITGLFIIIEDSLAIDDYVDVGGHLGTVEGLTIRTVRLRDIDGIVHTIPFSEIKSIQNYSREFGYAIFRIAIPSSMTIDDALKMIRDVGQKMRADPLQRRNIWSPLEIQGVESFESGNAILRARFKTAPIKQWEVSRAFNMSLKRYLDESGMDLATPRLNVQVSTSGGSVTGVRSNKNDSAG; encoded by the coding sequence GTGATTGCTCCCGCCCGCCTGCTTGTTTTGTCCCGCCTGCTGCTGATTGCGCTGTTGGCGCTGCTCCCTGTCGCGTTGACACAGGCGGCAGGTTTGCCGGGGCTGTTGGGCAGCGCAGAAAAAACTCAACCACAGGCACAGGAGCCGCTCGGTCAGTCGCTGGACGAGGTCATCACCTCACTGGAGAACGACCAGCAGCGTGCCCGATTGCTGAGCGATCTGAAGAAACTTCGGGACGCCACGAAGAAGGCGCAACCCACCGCCGAGCAAGGCGTGCTGGGCTTGATCGGGAGTTCGTTCGCCGAGCTGGAAAGCCAATTCACCGGCGAAGACAGCCCGCTCAGTCGTTGGTCGTATGAGGTCGGTATGGCGCAGGACGAGCTGATGGCTCTGATGCTGCCTGCCAATCAATGGTGGCCCATCATCTTCAGCTTTGCCGTGGTATTGGCGCTCTGGAGCCTGTCGGCCGCCGCGTTGATCTGGCTCGGGCATAAAGTGCGATTGCGCTTCGGGCTGTCCGAAGAGCTTCCCCAACACCCGCGCCCCTGGGACATGCTGCGTTTTGCACTGCGTAAATTGGGCCCATGGCTCGTGGCGCTTATCTTCACCATTTACCTGAGTTACTCGCTGCCACCGTCGCTGGGCCGGGACCTGGCCATGGTGCTGGCCTATGCGCTGGTGGTCGGCACACTGTTTTCAGCCATCTGCGTGATTGCGTTCTCATTGCTCGATGGCCCGCATCGGCATCAGGCGCTGTACATCCTGCGCCATCAGGCCTTTCGACCGCTGTGGTGGATTGGCAGTTTTGCAGCGTTCGGTGAAGCGCTCAGCGATCCGCGGCTGGTGGCCAGCCTCGGCGTCCATCTGGCGCACACCGCGGCGACCCTGGCCAACGTCATGGCCGCCGCATCTAGCGGGTTGTTCGTCATCCGCTTCCGCCGCCCCATCGCCCACCTCATCCGCAATCAGCCGCTGTCCCGCCGCCTGAAGCGCCATGCGCTGAGTGACAGCATCGACGTTATCGGCAACTTCTGGTACTTGCCTGCTCTGGTGCTGGTGGCGGTGTCGTTGTTCGCGACATTCTTCTCTGCCGGCGACACCAGCACCGCGTTGCGCCAGGCTCTGATCTGCACCGTGCTGCTGATTTTGTGCATGGTGATCAACGGGCTGGTGCGGCGGCATTCGCAAAAACCTGCCCACGGTCACAAACGTCACGCTCTGTATTCGGACCGTTTGAAGCACTTTTTCTACACCGTGGCGCACCTCTTGGTATGGCTGGTGTTCATCGAGCTGGGGCTGCGGGTCTGGGGATTGTCGTTGATCCGCTTTGCCGATGGCGAAGGCCACGACATCAGCATCCGGCTGATCGGTCTGGCCGCCACGCTGATGTTTGCCTGGCTGATCTGGATCATCAGCGACACCGCCATCCATCACGCCCTCACCCGCTCGCGCAAAGGTTTAGCCAACGCCCGTGCGCAGACGATGATGCCGTTGATTCGCAACGTGCTGTTCGTGACGATTTTCATCATTGCGCTGATCGTCGCGCTGGCCAACATGGGCATGAACGTGACGCCGCTGCTGGCGGGCGCCGGCGTGATCGGTCTGGCGATTGGCTTTGGTGCGCAATCGCTGGTGGCGGACCTGATCACCGGGCTGTTCATCATCATCGAAGACTCGCTGGCCATCGACGATTACGTGGACGTTGGCGGGCATCTGGGTACCGTCGAAGGGCTGACGATTCGCACAGTCCGGCTACGCGACATCGACGGCATCGTGCACACCATTCCGTTCAGCGAGATCAAGAGCATTCAGAATTATTCACGGGAGTTCGGCTACGCTATTTTCCGTATCGCCATCCCATCGAGCATGACCATCGATGATGCGCTGAAGATGATTCGCGATGTCGGTCAAAAGATGCGTGCCGACCCGCTACAGCGCCGCAATATCTGGTCGCCGCTGGAGATTCAAGGGGTGGAAAGCTTCGAGTCAGGCAACGCCATTTTGCGTGCCCGCTTCAAGACGGCGCCGATCAAGCAGTGGGAAGTGTCACGGGCGTTCAATATGTCCCTAAAACGCTATCTGGATGAATCGGGCATGGACCTGGCAACGCCACGACTGAACGTGCAGGTCAGCACCAGTGGCGGAAGCGTGACCGGGGTTCGCTCAAACAAGAACGATTCGGCGGGCTGA
- a CDS encoding M18 family aminopeptidase, protein MREELNQGLIDFLKASPTPFHATASLVQRLEGAGYQRLNERETWTTEAGGRYYVTRNDSSIVAFKLGRLSALSGGIRLVGAHTDSPCLRVKPQPELQRQGFWQLGVEVYGGALLAPWFDRDLSLAGRVTYRRDGKVESQLIDFKLPIAVIPNLAIHLNRTANEGWAINAQTELPPILAQVAGDERADFRALLTDQLAREHGLNADVVLDYELSFYDTQSAAVVGLNGDFIAGARLDNLLSCFAGLQALLNAETEETCLLICTDHEEVGSSSACGADGPMLEQILQRLLPDGDEYVRTIQKSLLVSADNAHGVHPNYADKHDGNHGPKLNAGPVIKVNSNQRYATNSETAGFFRHLCMAEEVPVQSFVVRSDMGCGSTIGPITASHLGVRTVDIGLPTFAMHSIRELAGSQDLSHLVKVLTAFYACVELP, encoded by the coding sequence ATGCGCGAAGAGTTGAACCAAGGCCTGATCGATTTCCTCAAGGCCTCTCCCACCCCCTTTCATGCCACCGCAAGCCTCGTTCAGCGCCTCGAAGGCGCCGGTTATCAGCGCCTGAACGAACGTGAGACCTGGACCACCGAAGCGGGCGGTCGCTATTACGTCACCCGCAACGACTCATCCATCGTCGCCTTCAAACTGGGCCGTTTGTCAGCCCTGAGCGGCGGTATCCGACTGGTCGGCGCCCACACCGACAGCCCGTGCCTGCGGGTCAAGCCGCAACCCGAACTGCAGCGTCAGGGTTTCTGGCAACTGGGCGTCGAAGTCTATGGCGGCGCCTTGCTCGCCCCATGGTTCGACCGGGATCTGTCGCTGGCAGGACGTGTCACCTACCGCCGCGATGGCAAGGTCGAAAGCCAGCTCATCGACTTCAAACTGCCGATTGCGGTCATCCCCAACCTCGCGATTCACCTCAATCGCACCGCCAACGAGGGCTGGGCAATCAATGCACAGACCGAGTTGCCGCCGATCCTGGCGCAAGTGGCCGGTGACGAGCGCGCTGACTTTCGCGCATTGCTCACCGATCAACTTGCCCGCGAACACGGCCTGAACGCAGACGTGGTGCTCGATTACGAGCTGAGCTTCTACGACACACAAAGCGCGGCCGTGGTCGGACTGAATGGCGACTTCATCGCCGGGGCGCGTCTGGACAACCTGCTGTCGTGCTTCGCCGGCCTGCAAGCGTTGCTCAACGCCGAGACCGAAGAAACCTGCCTGCTGATCTGCACCGACCATGAAGAAGTGGGTTCGTCTTCGGCATGCGGTGCTGACGGCCCGATGCTTGAGCAAATCCTGCAACGGCTGCTGCCGGACGGCGACGAGTACGTGCGCACCATTCAGAAGTCACTGCTGGTCTCGGCCGACAACGCCCACGGCGTGCATCCGAACTACGCCGACAAACACGACGGCAACCACGGCCCCAAGCTCAACGCAGGCCCGGTGATCAAGGTCAACAGCAACCAGCGCTACGCCACCAACAGCGAAACGGCCGGTTTCTTCCGGCATTTGTGCATGGCTGAAGAAGTGCCTGTGCAAAGCTTCGTGGTCCGCAGCGACATGGGCTGTGGCTCGACCATCGGCCCGATTACCGCCAGCCATCTTGGGGTGCGCACGGTCGACATCGGTTTGCCTACGTTCGCCATGCACTCGATTCGTGAGTTGGCGGGCAGCCAGGATCTGTCCCATCTGGTGAAGGTACTGACCGCGTTTTATGCGTGCGTCGAGCTGCCGTAG
- a CDS encoding IS3 family transposase (programmed frameshift), translating to MPYYSPERRAALLKMLLHPLNLSMAEVSRREGVSEMSLSNWRKQLSSEGSAVSENKSLTENWSAETKFAVVLEAAGLSEIDLGEYCRRKGLYPEQITAWRQAFITGQKSTKVQQKEDREQARKDKKRIQELERELRRKDKALAETAALLVLRKKPQRLLGNDRRRGQLTSLPERQLLVAWLGEAVAAGARKIRACREVGLSLRTLQRWTQTDAIQTDARTTVTRPTPRNALTEAERQAIVTLCNSPQYAHLPPSQIVPRLADQACYLASESTFYRVLRAAGQQQHRGRSLRPRRHAAPTTHAANAPNQVWSWDITYLPSPVRGKYYYLYLIEDIYSRKAVGWEVYDVESGEKAAALLQRSVIGEQCLREPLVLHSDNGAPMKSVTLLSKMYDLGITPSRGRPRVSNDNPYSESLFRTLKYCPQWPQDGFASLDAARAWVRGFMRWYNNEHRHSRIRFVTPAERHRGLDHQVLAQRHELYERAKENKPERWSGRTRNWKPIGTVLLNPDREQQVEKRAA from the exons GTGCCGTACTATTCACCTGAACGCAGAGCCGCATTACTCAAGATGCTGCTTCACCCGCTGAACCTGTCGATGGCCGAGGTTTCCCGGCGCGAAGGGGTCAGCGAAATGTCTTTGTCCAACTGGCGCAAACAGCTCAGTTCTGAAGGAAGTGCAGTGTCCGAAAACAAGTCGCTGACCGAGAACTGGTCAGCCGAAACCAAGTTTGCTGTCGTGCTTGAAGCCGCCGGTTTGTCCGAGATCGACCTGGGTGAATACTGCCGCCGCAAAGGCCTTTATCCCGAGCAAATCACGGCTTGGCGACAAGCTTTTATCACCGGCCAGAAATCGACCAAAGTCCAGCAGAAAGAAGACCGCGAGCAAGCTCGTAAAGACAAGAAACGCATCCAGGAACTTGAGCGCGAACTGCGCCGCAAAGACAAGGCGCTCGCTGAAACAGCCGCGTTATTGGTGCTGCGAAAAAAGC CTCAACGACTACTGGGGAACGACCGACGACGAGGCCAACTAACGTCTCTGCCAGAGCGGCAGTTACTCGTGGCCTGGCTGGGCGAAGCGGTCGCGGCGGGAGCCAGAAAAATCAGGGCCTGTCGGGAAGTTGGTCTGTCGCTGCGCACCTTGCAACGGTGGACTCAAACAGACGCTATCCAGACCGACGCCCGTACGACGGTCACACGGCCAACGCCACGAAATGCGCTGACCGAGGCAGAGCGACAGGCCATTGTGACGCTGTGTAACAGCCCGCAGTATGCCCACTTGCCGCCAAGCCAGATCGTGCCGCGACTGGCCGACCAAGCCTGTTATCTGGCGTCGGAGTCGACGTTTTATCGCGTCTTGCGCGCAGCGGGCCAGCAGCAACATCGAGGCCGTAGCCTGCGGCCCAGAAGACACGCAGCACCGACAACACACGCAGCCAACGCACCCAATCAGGTGTGGTCGTGGGACATCACGTATCTGCCGTCGCCGGTACGCGGCAAGTATTACTACCTCTATCTGATCGAGGATATTTACAGCCGCAAGGCCGTGGGCTGGGAGGTCTACGACGTGGAGAGCGGCGAGAAAGCCGCCGCACTGCTGCAACGCAGCGTGATAGGCGAGCAGTGTTTACGCGAACCGCTGGTGCTGCACTCGGACAACGGTGCACCGATGAAGTCGGTGACACTGCTGAGCAAAATGTACGACCTGGGCATCACCCCGTCACGTGGCCGACCGCGTGTCAGCAACGACAATCCGTACTCGGAGTCGCTGTTTAGAACCCTGAAATACTGCCCGCAATGGCCGCAGGATGGTTTTGCCAGTTTGGATGCTGCTCGGGCTTGGGTGAGGGGTTTTATGCGCTGGTACAACAACGAGCACCGACATAGCCGCATCCGGTTCGTCACACCGGCTGAGCGGCATCGAGGACTGGATCATCAGGTCTTGGCCCAGCGACATGAGCTGTACGAACGAGCGAAGGAAAACAAACCGGAGCGTTGGTCAGGTCGGACGCGTAACTGGAAGCCGATTGGCACCGTGCTGCTGAATCCGGATCGAGAGCAACAGGTCGAGAAAAGAGCAGCATAG
- a CDS encoding RluA family pseudouridine synthase: MPLSNIRIIHQDEAVLVVDKPTLLLSVPGRADDNKDCLITRLQENGYPEARIVHRLDWETSGIILLARDADTHRELSRQFHDRETEKAYTALCWGQPTLDSGSIDLPLRYDPPTKPRHVVDHDFGKHALTFWKVLERFGTHCRVELTPITGRSHQLRVHMLSIGHPLLGDGLYAHPEALAAYPRLCLHAAMLSFTHPVSGERLRFECPAPF; the protein is encoded by the coding sequence ATGCCGTTGTCGAACATCCGCATCATTCACCAGGACGAAGCCGTTCTGGTGGTCGATAAACCTACGCTGTTGTTGTCAGTGCCCGGTCGAGCCGACGACAACAAGGACTGCCTGATTACCCGTCTGCAGGAAAACGGCTATCCCGAGGCGCGGATCGTTCATCGTCTGGATTGGGAAACGTCGGGGATCATTCTGCTGGCGCGTGACGCGGACACTCATCGCGAGTTGTCGCGGCAGTTTCATGATCGCGAAACTGAAAAGGCCTACACCGCGCTGTGCTGGGGACAGCCGACGCTGGACAGCGGCAGTATTGATCTGCCGTTGAGGTATGACCCGCCGACCAAGCCGCGTCATGTGGTGGATCATGACTTCGGCAAGCATGCGTTGACGTTCTGGAAGGTGCTGGAGCGGTTCGGTACCCATTGCCGCGTAGAGTTGACGCCGATTACCGGGCGTTCGCACCAGTTGCGCGTTCATATGTTGTCGATTGGGCATCCGTTGCTGGGTGACGGGCTGTATGCGCATCCGGAGGCGCTGGCGGCGTATCCGCGGTTGTGCCTGCACGCGGCGATGTTGAGCTTTACCCATCCGGTGTCAGGCGAGCGACTGCGGTTTGAGTGTCCTGCGCCGTTTTGA
- the minE gene encoding cell division topological specificity factor MinE, with translation MNIFDFFRATKKVSTASVAKERLQIIVAHERGQRSTPDYLPALQKELVEVIRKYVNIENDQVHVALENQGSCSILELNITLPDR, from the coding sequence ATGAATATTTTTGACTTCTTTCGTGCCACCAAAAAGGTAAGCACCGCGTCGGTCGCGAAAGAGCGTCTACAGATCATCGTGGCGCACGAACGCGGCCAACGCAGCACTCCGGATTACCTGCCTGCCCTGCAAAAAGAGCTGGTGGAAGTGATCCGTAAATACGTCAACATCGAGAACGATCAAGTGCATGTCGCCCTGGAAAACCAAGGCAGCTGCTCGATCCTCGAACTCAACATCACCCTGCCAGATCGTTGA
- the minD gene encoding septum site-determining protein MinD, with translation MAKILVVTSGKGGVGKTTTSAAIGTGLALRGHKTVIVDFDVGLRNLDLIMGCERRVVYDFVNVVNGEANLQQALIKDKKIEGLYVLAASQTRDKDALTKEGVEKVLMELKETFEYVVCDSPAGIETGAHLAMYFADEAIVVTNPEVSSVRDSDRMLGLLASKSRRAERGEDPIKEHLLLTRYNPERVSKGEMLGVEDVKEILAVTLLGVIPESQAVLKASNQGVPVILDDQSDAGQAYSDAVDRLLGKEKEHRFLDVQKKGFFERLFGGN, from the coding sequence TTGGCCAAGATTCTCGTGGTTACATCCGGCAAGGGTGGTGTGGGCAAGACCACCACCAGCGCCGCCATCGGCACCGGCCTCGCATTGCGTGGCCACAAAACAGTCATCGTCGACTTCGACGTGGGTTTGCGTAACCTTGACCTGATCATGGGTTGCGAGCGGCGCGTTGTTTACGACTTCGTCAACGTGGTCAATGGCGAAGCCAATCTGCAACAGGCGTTGATCAAAGACAAGAAGATCGAGGGTCTGTACGTGCTGGCCGCCAGCCAGACCCGTGACAAGGACGCGCTGACCAAAGAAGGCGTCGAAAAAGTCCTGATGGAACTCAAGGAAACCTTCGAGTACGTCGTCTGCGACTCCCCTGCCGGCATCGAGACAGGCGCTCACCTGGCGATGTATTTCGCTGACGAAGCCATCGTCGTGACCAACCCTGAAGTGTCATCGGTACGTGACTCCGACCGCATGCTGGGCCTGCTGGCCAGCAAATCCCGTCGCGCCGAGCGTGGCGAAGACCCAATCAAAGAACACTTGCTGCTGACCCGCTACAACCCCGAGCGCGTGAGCAAGGGCGAGATGCTGGGCGTTGAAGACGTCAAGGAAATCCTCGCAGTAACACTGCTGGGCGTGATTCCAGAATCCCAGGCGGTGCTCAAGGCTTCCAACCAGGGTGTTCCGGTGATCCTCGATGACCAGAGCGACGCTGGCCAGGCTTACAGCGATGCGGTTGATCGCTTGCTGGGCAAGGAAAAAGAGCACCGTTTCCTGGACGTACAGAAAAAAGGATTTTTCGAACGCCTGTTCGGGGGTAATTAA